A single window of Nicotiana sylvestris chromosome 3, ASM39365v2, whole genome shotgun sequence DNA harbors:
- the LOC104234381 gene encoding uncharacterized protein, with translation MSTISTASLSTDRLLLSIISPPPSNFSRFFLPSPLLLSKFRSRPSPLTSSSPSRTRVACSKSSEEAEVSQTVDEWLQKLPDKKKALYSHSLPCIEAWLRSLGFYQSRDDRALWFVEKPDWHAHLSLDITDLYIRYLKSGPGNLEKDVERRFSYALSREDIENAILGGP, from the exons ATGTCGACCATTTCGACTGCATCGCTTAGCACAGACAGATTATTATTATCTATTATTTCTCCACCACCTTCAAATTTTTCAAGATTCTTTCTTCCAAGTCCTTTACTTCTCTCCAAATTCCGTTCACGTCCCTCTCCTCTTACTTCATCTTCACCGTCAAGGACAAGGGTGGCATGTTCCAAGTCTTCCGAAGAAGCAGAAGTGTCTCAGACAGTGGACGAATGGCTTCAGAAACTTCCCGATAAGAAGAAGGCTTTGTACTCTCATAGTTTGCCCTGCATAGAAGCCTGGTTGAGGAGTTTGGGGTTTTATCAGAGTAGAGATGATAGAGCTCTTTGGTTTGTTGAAAAGCCAGATTGGCATGCTCACTTGTCACTTGATATCACTGACCTCTATATAAG GTATCTGAAGAGTGGACCTGGAAATCTTGAGAAAGATGTTGAGAGAAGATTCAGCTATGCACTGAGTAGGGAAGATATTGAAAATGCCATACTTGGAGGTCCATAA
- the LOC138888102 gene encoding uncharacterized protein, giving the protein MDIAHIQAYAQGLKDRKRQQRANRDHDRASVPPQFQGQRHDRTTYSGPGQSSRTPSPQFRGEFSHMRPQFPRCDRCGRNHFGPCRQGSDACYACAQPGHIMRHYPMTGGGGMAQPTAFVGDSSSSSIRPPRQSMQTSAGRGRGRFGVSGSGGQQNRIYALSSRQDLESSPDVVTGILSIFSIDMYALIDPSSTLSYISPFVASKWDREPELLHKSFEVSTPMGESIIVRRVYRSCDVKIHDRHTLADLHKLEMVDFDIIMGIDWLASCYANVDCWTKIVRFNFPGEPIIEWKGDVAAPKGKFISYLKARRMILKGYIYHSVRVHDMEVKTPTLQLVPVVNEFPDVFPDELPGLPPEREIDFAIDMLPDTQPISIPPYRMAPAELKELKAQLKDLLNKGFIRPNTSPWGAPVLFVRKKDGAKYFSKIDLRSGYHQLRVKERDIPKTAFRNRYGHYEFLVMPFGLTNAPAAFMDLMNRVFKPFLDIFVIVFIDDMLVYSRSEAKHEDHLHVVLQTLKNQKLYAKFSKCEFWLNSVAFLGHIVSDEGIKVDGQKIEAVQNWPRSTTPTEVHNFLGLAGYYRRFVENFSSIAAPMTKLTHKAVKFQWSDACERSFHELKKRLTSTPVLALPEGSEGYMDYDIDILYHPGKANVVADALSRKSMGSLKHVEVGKLEITKEIYRLANLSVRLHDTGDQGVVVQNIAGSSLVAEVEMRQFEDPELVKIKESIPFQKKQLFEQSDDGILKYKGRWCVPNVGELRKQIMTEMHQSRYSVHPGSTKMYHDLRQLYW; this is encoded by the exons ATGGATATTGCCCATATTCAAGCATATGCACAGGGTCTAAAGGATCGCAAGAGGCAACAACGAGCCAATCGAGACCATGATAGAG CTAGTGTGCCGCCACAGTTTCAGGGACAGCGACATGATCGGACCacttattctggtccaggtcagagttcacgTACCCCAAGTCCACAGTTTAGAGGTGAGTTCAGTCATATGAGGCCTCAGTTTCCTAGATGTGATCGATGTGGCCGAAATCATTTTGGACCATGTCGCCagggttctgatgcatgttatgCATGTGCACAGCCAGGTCATATTATGAGACATTATCCGATGACAGGTGGAgggggtatggctcagccgacagCATTTGTAGgggattcttcttcttcttcgatacGTCCTCCTAGGCAGAGTATGCAGACATCAGCTGGCAGGGGTAGGGGAAGATTTGGCGTTTCTGGTTCAGGAGGTCAGCAGAATCGCATATATGCTTTATCGAGTCGTCAGGATTTAGAGTCATCTCCGGACGTGGTTACAGGTATACTATCCATCTTTTCTATCGATATGTATGCCTTGATAGATCCTAGTTCTACATTGTCGTATATCTCCCCCTTTGTTGCTAGTAAATGGGATAGAGAGCCTGAATTGTTGCATAAGTCATTTGAGGTATCTACGCCAATGGGTGAGTCTATTATAGTTAGACGGGTATATCGAAGTTGTGACGTGAAGATTCATGACCGCCATACGTTAGCTGATTTGCATAagctagaaatggttgattttgatatcattatgggtatagattggttggcttcttgttatgCCAATGTAGATTGCTGGACAAAGATTGTTCGTTTTAATTTTCCAGGTGAGCCTATTATTGAATGGAAAGGTGATGTTGCAGCACCTAAGGgaaagtttatttcttaccttaaagcTCGAAGGATGATTTTGAAAGGGTACATCTATCATTCGGTACGAGTGCATGATATGGAGGTGAAAACTCCAACTCTTCAATTGGTTCCCGTCGTGAATGaatttcccgatgtatttcctgatGAACTTCCTGGTCTTCCTCCAGAAAGAGAAATCGACTTTGCTATTGATATGCTTCCAGATACTcagccaatatctattcctccatacagaatggctcctgctgagttaaaagaattgaaagcCCAGTTGAAGGATCTTCTGAATAAGGGCTTTATCAGGCCCAACACATCTccctggggtgcaccagtgttgtttgttcgtAAGAAGGATG gtgccaaatatttctcaaagattgaccttCGATCTGGCTATCACCAGTTGCGAGTTAAGGAGAGAGATATTCCGAAAACGGCTTTCCGGaatagatatggccattatgaattcCTTGTGATGCCTTTTGGTCTTACTAATGcaccagcagctttcatggatttaatgaatcgggttttcaagccatttctagatatatttgtaattgttttcattgatgatatgttggtatATTCTCGATCAGAAGCAAAACATGAGGATCATTTGCACGTGGTGTTGCagactttgaaaaatcagaaattatatgctaaattctctaaatgtgaattttggttgaattcagtggctttccttgggcatatcgttTCCGATGAAGGTATTAAGGTAGATGGTCAGAAAATTGAAGCAGTACAAAATTGGCCTAGATCCACAACTCCTACGGAAGTTCATAATTTCTTGGGCTTAGCTGGTTATTATCGGAGATTTGTTGAGAACTTCTCTTCTATTGCTGCTCCCATGACAAAATTGACACACAAAgccgttaagttccaatggtctgatGCATGTGAAAGGAGCTTTCATGAGTTGAAGAAACGCTTAACATCGACACCTGTTCTAGCACTTCCTGAGGGATCTGAAGGTtatatg gactatgatatagatattttgtaccatccgggcaaAGCCAATGTGGTAGCTGATGCGTTGAGTCGCAAATCCATGGGCAGCTTGAAGCATGTAGAAGTTGGGAAATTAGAAATTACTAAGGAGATATATCGATTGGCTAACCTGAGTGTGCGGCTACATGATACAGGTGACCAGGGTGTAGTAGTCCAAAATATTGCGGGGTCATCACTGGTAGCTGAGGTAGAAATGCGTCAATTTGAGGATCCGGAGCTAGTCAAGATTAAAGAGAGCATCCCTTTTCAGAAGAAGCAGTTGTTCGAGCAATCTGATGATGGAATTCTAAAATATAAAGGCCGAtggtgtgtacctaatgttggggAGCTTCGTAAGCAAATTATGACAGAGATGCACCAGTCTCGGTACTCAGTTCATCCTGGTTCAaccaaaatgtatcatgatcttcgtCAGCTATACTGGTAG
- the LOC104234380 gene encoding ABC transporter C family member 10-like, whose amino-acid sequence MEDIWAVFCGASDCSNKNGKPCTADWVSVAHPSSCINHALIICFDVILLLFFLLTLFSKTSLKYTNIPARFSVFSRLQLASAIFNGLLGILYLSFFIWVFEDQVKKTHSTLPLHWWLLILFHGITWLSISLTASLRGKHISRTPLRLLSILAFVFAGIFAGMSVVVAILDKVLTMKIALDVLSFVGACLLLLCTYKGLRHEESDETDLYAPLNGAANGISKSDSISSVTSFAKAGILNKMSFWWLNSLMKKGKQKTLEDKDIPKLREADRAESCYLMFMDILNKQKQVDPSSQPSILKTIVLCHRKELIVSGFFALLKITTLSAGPLLLNAFIKVAEGDVAFKNEGFLLAILLFISKNLESLSQRQWYFRSRLIGLKVRSLLTAAIYKKQIRLSNAAKLMHSSGEIMNYVTVDAYRIGEFPFWLHQTWTTSVQLCFALIILFHAVGLATFASLVVIVLTVLCNTPLAKLQHKFQTKLMVAQDDRLKAISEALINMKVLKLYAWETHFKSVIESMRRVEEKWLSAVQLRKAYNSFLFWSSPVLVSAATFGACYFLGVPLYASNVFTFVATLRLVQDPVRTIPDVIGVVIQAKVSFARIVKFLEAPELENANVRQKHNFGSPDHAILIESANLSWEENPSRPTLRNINLEVRPGQKIAICGEVGSGKSTLLAAMLGEVPSIQGTVQVYGTIAYVSQSAWIQTGSIRENILFGSPLDSQRYQQTLEKCSLLKDLELLPYGDLTEIGERGVNLSGGQKQRIQLARALYQNADIYLLDDPFSAVDAHTASSLFNEYVMGALSGKTVLLVTHQVDFLPAFDVVLLMSDGEILHAAPYHQLLASSKEFQDLVDAHKETAGSERVAEVNSSSRRESHTREIRKTDTGKKSIASVGDQLIKQEEREVGDTGFKPYVQYLNQNKGYFFFAVAVISHITFVVGQITQNSWMAANVDNPQVSTLRLITVYLLIGGVSTLFLLSRSLSTVFLGLQSSKSLFSQLLNSLFHAPMSFYDSTPLGRILSRVSSDLSIVDLDIPFNLVFAFGATTNFYSNLTVLAVVTWQVLVISIPMVCLAIQLQKYYYASAKELMRINGTTKSFVANHLAESIAGSVTIRAFKEEDRFFMKTFELIDINASPFFLNFAANEWLIQRLETISAIVLASSALCMVLLPPGTFSSGFIGMALSYGLSLNMSLVFSIQNQCTLANYIISVERLNQYMHIPSEAPEIVKENRPPVNWPTRGKVEIQDLQIRYREDSPLVLRGITCTFEGGHKIGIVGRTGSGKTTLIGALFRLVEPAGGRILVDGIDISKIGLHDLRSRFGIIPQDPTLFNGTVRYNLDPLCQHTDDEMWEVLGKCQLKEAVEEKEKGLDSLVVEDGSNWSMGQRQLFCLGRALLRKAKILVLDEATASIDNATDMILQKTIRTEFANSTVITVAHRIPTVMDCTMVLAISDGKLVEYDEPMKLMKNEGSLFGQLVKEYWSHYQSAESH is encoded by the exons ATGGAGGACATTTGGGCTGTATTTTGTGGAGCATCAGATTGCTCGAATAAGAATGGAAAGCCTTGTACTGCTGATTGGGTGTCCGTGGCACACCCTTCATCTTGTATCAATCATGCGTTGATCATTTGTTTCGATGTTATACTCCTGCTCTTCTTCCTATTGACACTGTTTTCTAAGACATCCTTAAAATACACCAATATTCCTGCTCGCTTTTCTGTGTTCTCACGTTTGCAGTTGGCTTCTGCTATTTTCAATGGTTTACTGGGGATACTGTATTTGTCCTTTTTCATTTGGGTGTTTGAAGATCAGGTGAAGAAAACCCATAGTACATTACCACTGCATTGGTGGTTACTAATCTTGTTCCATGGAATTACTTGGTTATCCATAAGTTTAACCGCAAGCCTTCGGGGAAAACATATTTCAAGAACCCCTCTGAGGCTCTTGTCAATTCTCGCCTTCGTCTTTGCTGGAATTTTTGCTGGTATGTCCGTCGTTGTGGCTATTCTTGATAAAGTGCTAACAATGAAGATAGCTCTAGATGTTTTGTCCTTTGTAGGAGCATGTTTATTGTTGTTATGCACCTACAAGGGGCTGCGGCATGAAGAGAGTGATGAAACTGATCTTTATGCTCCTTTAAATGGTGCTGCCAATGGAATCAGTAAAAGCGATTCGATTAGCTCTGTCACTTCCTTTGCTAAGGCTGGGATTCTTAATAAAATGTCATTTTGGTGGTTGAATTCACTGATGAAGAAAGGGAAGCAGAAAACTCTTGAGGATAAAGACATACCCAAATTACGTGAGGCCGATCGTGCTGAATCATGTTACTTAATGTTTATGGATATACTGAACAAACAGAAACAAGTTGATCCCTCTTCCCAACCATCCATTTTGAAGACAATTGTGTTATGTCACCGGAAGGAGCTAATTGTGTCAGGATTCTTCGCGCTGCTGAAAATAACTACTCTTTCTGCTGGTCCGCTGCTTCTTAATGCATTCATTAAGGTTGCTGAAGGAGATGTAGCTTTTAAAAATGAGGGATTTCTATTGGCCATTCTGCTTTTTATATCAAAGAACTTGGAATCCTTGTCACAAAGGCAGTGGTACTTCAGGAGCAGACTAATTGGTCTAAAAGTAAGGTCTTTACTTACAGCAGCCATTTATAAGAAGCAGATAAGACTATCCAATGCTGCTAAGCTGATGCATTCTAGTGGCGAAATCATGAACTACGTAACTGTGGATGCTTATCGAATTGGAGAGTTTCCTTTTTGGTTGCATCAGACCTGGACAACGAGTGTCCAGCTCTGCTTTGCACTTATCATTCTCTTCCACGCAGTTGGACTTGCAACTTTTGCATCCTTGGTAGTGATTGTACTAACTGTGCTGTGCAATACCCCTCTTGCAAAGTTGCAACATAAATTCCAGACCAAGCTAATGGTAGCACAAGATGATAGGCTCAAGGCTATCTCAGAAGCTCTTATAAATATGAAAGTTCTGAAATTATATGCATGGGAAACTCATTTTAAAAGTGTCATTGAAAGTATGAGGAGAGTTGAAGAGAAATGGTTATCAGCCGTTCAGTTGCGCAAGGCATATAATAGTTTCCTTTTCTGGTCATCACCTGTTTTGGTCTCTGCTGCAACATTTGGGGCTTGTTATTTCCTAGGTGTTCCACTGTACGCAAGCAATGTTTTCACCTTTGTAGCAACTTTACGTCTAGTTCAGGATCCAGTGAGAACCATTCCAGATGTTATTGGTGTGGTGATTCAAGCCAAGGTCTCCTTTGCAAGGATTGTCAAGTTCCTTGAGGCCCCTGAGCTGGAAAATGCAAATGTTAGGCAGAAGCACAACTTTGGAAGTCCTGATCATGCCATACTTATCGAATCAGCTAATCTCTCATGGGAAGAGAATCCGTCTCGGCCTACTTTGAGAAATATTAATTTGGAGGTTAGACCCGGACAGAAGATTGCTATATGTGGGGAGGTGGGCTCGGGAAAGTCAACTCTTTTGGCAGCAATGCTTGGAGAGGTTCCAAGTATCCAAGGAACT GTTCAAGTTTATGGAACAATTGCTTACGTCTCTCAATCGGCATGGATTCAGACAGGGTCAATACGAGAAAATATTTTGTTTGGTTCTCCACTGGATAGCCAGAGATACCAGCAAACTTTGGAGAAGTGTTCACTGTTAAAAGACCTTGAGTTGCTACCTTATGGTGATCTCACTGAAATAGGTGAAAGAGGAGTTAATCTTAGTGGTGGTCAAAAGCAGCGCATTCAACTTGCTCGTGCATTATATCAGAATGCTGATATATATCTGTTGGATGATCCATTCAGTGCTGTAGATGCCCATACTGCTAGTAGCCTATTCAAT GAATATGTCATGGGAGCTCTCTCAGGGAAAACTGTCTTGCTTGTGACCCACCAAGTTGATTTTCTTCCTGCATTTGATGTGGTTCTG TTAATGTCAGATGGAGAAATTTTACATGCAGCGCCATATCATCAGTTGTTGGCCTCGAGCAAAGAGTTTCAGGACTTGGTTGATGCACACAAAGAGACTGCTGGTTCAGAAAGGGTTGCAGAGGTTAATTCTTCATCAAGGCGGGAATCTCATACAAGAGAAATTCGTAAAACTGATACCGGCAAAAAATCTATAGCCTCTGTAGGTGATCAGTTGATTAAGCAAGAAGAGAGAGAAGTGGGAGACACTGGATTTAAGCCTTATGTTCAGTATCTAAATCAGAACAAAGGGTACTTCTTCTTTGCTGTGGCTGTAATCTCGCACATAACGTTTGTGGTTGGTCAGATAACACAGAACTCCTGGATGGCAGCAAATGTTGATAATCCTCAAGTTAGCACTTTGAGACTGATTACAGTTTACTTGCTAATTGGAGGTGTATCAACGCTGTTTCTGCTCTCTAGATCCCTGTCAACGGTTTTTTTGGGTTTGCAATCATCAAAGTCCTTGTTCTCACAGCTACTAAATTCTCTTTTCCATGCTCCTATGTCATTTTACGACTCTACACCTCTGGGAAGGATTTTAAGCAGG GTCTCATCAGATTTGAGTATAGTTGATCTTGATATTCCATTCAACTTGGTTTTTGCCTTTGGAGCTACCACAAACTTCTACTCTAATCTTACAGTGCTAGCCGTTGTCACTTGGCAAGTTCTGGTTATCTCCATCCCAATGGTTTGTCTTGCCATTCAGTTGCAG AAATACTACTATGCGTCTGCCAAAGAGTTGATGCGGATAAACGGTACAACCAAATCATTTGTGGCCAACCATCTTGCTGAATCTATTGCCGGATCTGTGACTATAAGAGCATTCAAAGAGGAAGACAGATTTTTCATGAAGACTTTTGAGCTAATCGATATAAATGCCAGTCctttcttcctcaattttgcAGCAAATGAGTGGTTGATACAACGACTTGAAACTATTAGTGCAATTGTTCTAGCATCCTCGGCACTTTGCATGGTTTTGCTTCCTCCGGGGACTTTCAGCTCAG GATTTATTGGGATGGCTTTGTCCTATGGTCTTTCCTTAAACATGTCTCTTGTTTTTTCCATTCAAAACCAGTGCACGCTAGCAAACTACATTATTTCTGTAGAAAGACTTAACCAGTATATGCACATTCCAAGTGAAGCGCCTGAAATTGTTAAAGAAAACCGTCCGCCAGTCAATTGGCCAACAAGGGGTAAAGTTGAAATTCAAGATTTACAG ATCAGATATAGGGAAGATTCCCCGCTTGTTCTTAGGGGGATCACTTGTACATTTGAAGGAGGTCATAAAATTGGTATTGTTGGCCGGACTGGCAGTGGCAAGACTACTCTCATCGGTGCCCTATTTAGATTAGTGGAGCCAGCAGGTGGAAGGATTTTGGTAGACGGAATTGACATTTCTAAAATTGGTCTCCATGATCTAAGGTCCCGATTTGGGATTATACCTCAGGACCCTACACTCTTCAATGGAACAGTAAGATACAACTTAGATCCCTTATGTCAGCATACTGATGACGAAATGTGGGAG GTTCTTGGGAAGTGTCAGCTAAAAGAGGCAGTTGAGGAAAAAGAGAAGGGGCTTGACTCATTGG TTGTGGAAGATGGATCAAACTGGAGCATGGGGCAGCGGCAATTGTTCTGTTTGGGACGTGCTCTTTTGAGGAAAGCCAAGATTTTGGTGCTTGACGAAGCAACTGCGTCGATCGACAATGCCACTGATATGATATTGCAGAAAACTATTAGGACAGAATTTGCTAAtagtactgttattactgttgcccATAGGATACCCACAGTAATGGATTGTACAATGGTTCTGGCCATTAGCGATG GAAAGCTAGTTGAGTATGATGAACCAATGAAGCTAATGAAGAACGAAGGTTCACTCTTCGGGCAGCTTGTGAAGGAGTATTGGTCTCATTATCAGTCAGCAGAATCTCATTGA